The following coding sequences are from one Desulfatirhabdium butyrativorans DSM 18734 window:
- a CDS encoding dynamin family protein — MNQPLLGDDLQRRRDAVRGILQQCLALAETLSDFEAGGLLRQRIAQLESAAMFVVVGEVKSGKSSFINALFNESICEVAPDPCTANIQEIVYGAEYRKSILGNHWERIELPRDVLSSRPVFSIGRWVRFT; from the coding sequence ATGAACCAGCCGCTTTTGGGGGATGATCTGCAACGTCGCCGGGATGCCGTTCGAGGCATCCTGCAGCAATGTCTGGCACTTGCCGAAACGCTTTCCGATTTCGAAGCCGGCGGACTGCTGCGCCAGCGAATTGCCCAACTGGAATCCGCGGCGATGTTTGTCGTGGTTGGAGAGGTCAAATCCGGGAAAAGCAGTTTCATCAATGCCCTGTTCAACGAATCCATTTGCGAGGTTGCCCCGGACCCCTGCACGGCGAACATCCAGGAAATCGTTTATGGAGCGGAATACCGCAAGAGCATCCTGGGAAATCATTGGGAAAGGATCGAACTCCCCAGGGATGTGCTGTCGAGTAGACCGGTTTTCTCTATTGGTCGATGGGTACGATTCACATGA